In the Streptomyces sp. 3214.6 genome, CTTCATCGCATTGTCCGTGGCCACGAGTTTGGCGATCGACGCCTCCCGTGTGAAGGGCAGGCCGAGGTCCTTCAACCGGGCGGCGGACAGCGCGGTGGCCCGCGCCGACTCGATCGCGGCGCCCATGTCGGCGAGCACGAACGCCAGACCCTGGTGCTCGATGATCGGCTTGCCGAACGTCTCCCGCTCGCGGGCGTAGCGCACCGCGTGGTCGAGGGCGCCCTGGGCGAGACCGGTGGCGACGGCGGAGATGCCCAGCCGACCGCAGTCGAGGGAGGCGAGCGCGATCTTCAAGCCCTGCCCCTCCTCCCCTATCCGCCGCTCCACGGGCACCCGCACGTCCTCCAGGCGCATGGTGGCGGTCGCCGAGCCCGTCAGCCCCATCTTCCGCTCCGGCGGGTCGGCGCTGAGTCCCGGAGTGTCGGCCGGGACCAGGAAGCAGGAGATGCCGTGGGCGCGGTCGTCCGAGGTGCGGGCCATGACGGTGTAGAAGTCGGCGTAACCGCCGTGCGTGGTCCAGGCCTTGGTGCCGTTCAGGACGTAGCCGTCGCCGTCGCGGACTGCGCGGGTGAGCATGGCCGCCGGGTCGGAGCCGGCGTGCGGCTCGGACAGGCAGTACGCGCCGAGCAGCTCACCCGCGAGCATGTCGGGCAGCCACCTGCGCCGCTGCTCCTCGGTGCCGAAGCGGGCCAGCGGGAAGCAGGACAGGGCGTGCACGGAGATGCCCACGGCGACGCTGGACCACACCGCGGCGACCTCCTCCAGCACCTGGAGGTAGACCTCGTAGGGCTGGTCCGCCCCGCCGTCCTCCTCGGCGAAGGGCAGACCGAGCAGGCCGCTGCGCCCGAGGGTGCGGAAGACGTCCCTGGGGAACGCTCCGTCCGCCTCCGCGTCGGCGACCCGGGGGGCGAGTTCCTTGGCGGCGAGGGTGCGGGTGAGCTGGATGAGCTCTACGGCTTCCTCGGTCGGCAGGGCGCGAGTGGCAGGCATGGTGACCTCCACGTAGGAGTACGGGTGTGTACGGGTACGACACCGGAAATGATACGGGAAACGATACTGCAGTGCGTACGAACGTATCATTCACAGTACGCGAGAACCCCAGAACACTGCGGGCCGACACCTCCACGACCGCCCGGGTCCAGGTGCCGGGTGCCGGGTGTCAGGTGCCGGGTGTCAGGTGTCAGGTGTCAGGAAGAAACGGCGTGCACGATCAGTGAGGCGAGCTGTTCGTACGCCTCCGCGTCGGACAGCCCGGTGCGCGCCTTGAGCTCACCCTGCTGGATCTGCCGCATGGTCGCGGCGGCGACCTCGCCGACGAAAGCGGTGTGCACCTCGCGGAAGGCGCCGTCCGAGACGCCCTCCGCGATCAGCCGGCGCACCCGCTCCGCGGCCATCCTGGTGTTGGCCTCGTACACCTCGCGGGCCGGCGGGAAGTCCGCCACGTCGTCGAGAAACCGGCGCGAGAGCGGGCGCAGCTGTTCGGCCACGGCCGTCAGGTACACACGGACCCGGTCCGAGGGGTCGACGGTCTGCGCCACCCGCTTCTCGACGGCCTCGGTCGCCCCGCGGAAGTAGTGCTTGACCGCCTCCACGACCAGCCCCTGCTTGCTGCGGGCGAGCTGGTACAGGGTCGTCTTGGAGCAGCGCAGCCGCTCGGCGAGGTCGTCCAGCGTGAGGTCGGAGAAGCCCTCCGCCGTCAGCAGCGCGACGAGACGTTCCAGCAGGTCGGCCTGTCTGGCGGTGCGGCGAGGGGACGGCATGATCCCAGCCTAGCCTCCCTGGTTACTCTCCGGTCACTGTCCCGGTCACTCCCGGGTCGGCCTCCCGGTCGCCGTCCGCTCGTCAGTGCGCCGCGTCCAGCCGGGTGCGCTGGTCCTCGGTCAGTTCCAGGTCGAGGGCGGCCAGGTTCTCCTCCAGCTGCGCCACCGACGACGCTCCGGCCAGCGAGACGATCGGCAGCGCGCCGCCCGACTGCCAGGCCAGCACGACCTGGCTGACGCTCGCGCCGGTCTCCTTGGCCACCTCGCGCAGCACGGCGAGCCGGCTCGGGGTGCCCGGGTGGTCGTAGTCCGCCGGGAGCCGGTCCTGGCGGGCGTAGGCGCCCTTGAGCAGCGGCGAGTACGCGACGAGGGTCAGGCCGGGCTCCGCCCGCAGATAGCCGAGGAGTTCCGGGCCCGCGTGTCCGAGGCTGCCGTCCGGAAAGAGATCGTCGGGGATGTCGGTGCGCGGACGCAGGTGACTGTGCTGGTACTGGAGCACCTCGTAGCCGGGCAGTCCGGCCGCGGCGGCGAGCGCGCGGGCCCGCTCCACGCGCCACATGGCCTGGTTGCTCACTCCGAGCAGACCGACCGTGCCCTCGGCGACGAGCTCCCCGAACGCCTCGACGGTCTCACGCTGCGGGACGGTGTGGTCGTCGATGTGGGCGTAGAGCAGGTCCAGCTTCTCGACGCCGAGCCGCTGCCGGCTGCGTTCGGCGGACTCGCGGATCACCTTCGCCGAGAGGCCCTCCCGGTTGTCGGTGTAGCTGGTGCCGGGGGCGAGGGGGCGGGCGCCGAGCTTGGTCGCGACGACGATCTCGTCTTGGACGCCCCGGCTGCGCCGCCACCGGCCGAGCAGTTCCTCGCTCTGGCCGCCCTGGCCGCCGTCCACCCAGAAGGCGTAGTTGTCGGACGTGTCGACGAAGTTCCCGCCGGCCTCGACATACCGGTCGAGAATCGCGAAGGACGTCTCCTCGTCCGTCACCGACCCGAACAGCATCGCCCCGAGCGCGAGCACGCTGACCTCGCGGCGGGTGGCCGGGTCTGCGCCAATGGTGCGGTACCTCATGGTGGATCCCTCCCGTACGGCCGAAGTCGGTCCGTCCTCTCCGGCTCGAAGGGGAGTCTTCAACTTGAAGTGCGCTTCAACGCAAGGGATTTAGGGTTGTCGGCAGAGAAGCGATGCACCGGTACGCCCGGCGAAGGCGGGCACCGTCCACCGAGCCGCGCCACTGCGGGGTCCGGCGTGCCGCAGTGGTGCGGGGCATCTGATGGGCTGATGGACTGGGGCGCGTTCGCAGCCGCCCGACTCGTCCGGTGTCACCCATCGTCGGTCACCCCGGTCAGTGGTGGCGTATCCACCACACAGCAAGCAGATCACCGTGGAATCGCGTCTCAACTTCTTCGCCCACCCTCTCGCGGGGAAGGTGCTGAAGCCTCCATCTGGTCGCGGCCTGGCGGGAGGCGAAGGTGTTCACCGATGCCGAGCGCGCCGCCCTGGAGTTGACGGAGCAGGGCACGCGTATCCCCGACGCCGCCGGTGGGGTGCCGGACGAGACGTGGGAGAACGCCGCCAAGCACTTCGGCGAGGACCAGCTGCTCGCCGCGCTGGTCTCCCTCATCGCCCTCATCAACGCCTACAACCGCGTGAACGTCATCGTCAAGCAGCCGGCCGGCGACTACCAGCCCGGCCAGTTCGGCTGACCTTCCTCGGCTACAACGCCCTCGCCCTGCCCATTGCCGCCGGCAGACAACGGGGAAACGCGGGGATCCACCCCAACCGCCCTCCCCACCACGCTCACCCTCGCGTGCCGGCCGACAGTCCACCGGTCGGCACGCGAGAGGGCCGGCGATCAAGCCTGGTAAGCCACCAGCGCCATCATCCCGACCTCGCCGTGATACGCGTTGTGGCAGTGCAGCATCCACTGGCCGGGGTTGTCC is a window encoding:
- a CDS encoding acyl-CoA dehydrogenase family protein; protein product: MPATRALPTEEAVELIQLTRTLAAKELAPRVADAEADGAFPRDVFRTLGRSGLLGLPFAEEDGGADQPYEVYLQVLEEVAAVWSSVAVGISVHALSCFPLARFGTEEQRRRWLPDMLAGELLGAYCLSEPHAGSDPAAMLTRAVRDGDGYVLNGTKAWTTHGGYADFYTVMARTSDDRAHGISCFLVPADTPGLSADPPERKMGLTGSATATMRLEDVRVPVERRIGEEGQGLKIALASLDCGRLGISAVATGLAQGALDHAVRYARERETFGKPIIEHQGLAFVLADMGAAIESARATALSAARLKDLGLPFTREASIAKLVATDNAMKVTTDAVQVLGGYGYTRDFPVERYMREAKVMQIFEGTNQIQRMIISRALDRDEGGVLTVLGKE
- a CDS encoding TetR/AcrR family transcriptional regulator, translating into MPSPRRTARQADLLERLVALLTAEGFSDLTLDDLAERLRCSKTTLYQLARSKQGLVVEAVKHYFRGATEAVEKRVAQTVDPSDRVRVYLTAVAEQLRPLSRRFLDDVADFPPAREVYEANTRMAAERVRRLIAEGVSDGAFREVHTAFVGEVAAATMRQIQQGELKARTGLSDAEAYEQLASLIVHAVSS
- a CDS encoding aldo/keto reductase, with protein sequence MRYRTIGADPATRREVSVLALGAMLFGSVTDEETSFAILDRYVEAGGNFVDTSDNYAFWVDGGQGGQSEELLGRWRRSRGVQDEIVVATKLGARPLAPGTSYTDNREGLSAKVIRESAERSRQRLGVEKLDLLYAHIDDHTVPQRETVEAFGELVAEGTVGLLGVSNQAMWRVERARALAAAAGLPGYEVLQYQHSHLRPRTDIPDDLFPDGSLGHAGPELLGYLRAEPGLTLVAYSPLLKGAYARQDRLPADYDHPGTPSRLAVLREVAKETGASVSQVVLAWQSGGALPIVSLAGASSVAQLEENLAALDLELTEDQRTRLDAAH